AGCATTCGAGAgctgtaatgatgatgatgatgtaaccaGCCttgttacaaaaaacaacaccttGTCTACTTTTTACTTGGGAGGGGCTTTTATGTGTAAGGAGAAGagtggtaaaaataaaataaagcctagaaGAATTGCAGCAGCTACAGTGTTACATGgcaatccatttttttaaaaaaactaggaTGGTTTTGAAAACAATTTGTTATACAGTATACTGCCCAAaggataaaattttaaaatgtcacTGTAAATCCTCAAGCTCTTGGACACATACAAAGAGGAACTCTTTGGCTCCTAGTCATAAACTTTTTCATTGTCCTGTTAGAAAGCATTAAGACATCAAACACCCAAATTGTTGGTGTTATTAATTTTTAGCTATTAAAAATGCCCCATATAACCACCTTCCATATAGCACTCAGCTTGAGGAACTGAAAAATAAGTGTTAATAATTCCAGTTACAGACAAACAACTACATGAAGTTTATATACAATTCTGGTTTAATTGTTCTGCTGGAGCACGGAGGACATTTTCCAGCTCCTGGTATCATTAATTTGCTGGAGCTTTCACACTGCATTAATAATCACAGCTTTTGTAAATTCCTCTTTCATTTGTCTGAAACACCCTTTTAAGCAATGAATTACAATTAAGTTCCTGCAAAATTTCCAAGTGAAACTTACCAAACCATCTTCCCCTGGTCCTGGATAAGTTACTGCAAGATCTCTTCCTTTTTCATCCAAAGCTTTGATTTCAATACCCAAGTTAGATTCAGGTTGTTTGAgccaattttgcaacacagtctTCACATCAATGCTCTGCCAAATACCAGTGCCTGGGTTCATGTCAAGTTTCAAAGATCGAATTGCAGTAGAGGTTGTACCATCTTTCATGGGTCTGATGAGTCTCAAGATCTGTACAAATACTGTTGTAGGCCTCTGGACTGGTCTTAAGTATATCCACAACTGAGCCTTCACTACTTTATTATACTGTATTTTGGAGCTAAACTTAAAGAAGCAACATTTGGGTTTTCCTTCCACTGGCATAGGGAAATCAGCTATAAACAAATGGATAGAAAATATTACTTGTTTGCAAACATCAGAAAACATGTAAACATTTTATAATATCTTCAGACAATTTCTTAGCAGTGACTTACAATTTGCAGTGGAAACAGTTGCTCAGATCTCATGTGACCACCTAAGATGTAtaccacttttatttttttaaccaccaCAAGTGCTTCACACTTTGCCCCATTTTAATCAATATCCAATACTTCCATCAAAATTTTGCTATTCCCCTCCCACAACCTCTTGATGTGCAGCAAACATTTATGGCCAATTTGAGTGAGTGCATATCCAGTAATAAGGAGCACATAATAAATCCATGCCCTTATCGCATAGAGATCCCCATTCGCAGTTTGTATAGTTCCATGTATAATGTCTGCTGTTCCAGTGGTATTTTGGAGTAGGTCCAGTCACTTTTTACATTTAAAATTCTCCCTTGTCAATAGATGGTGGCCTTGGATCcagtatttatttgtatttatttaatttgaattccACCACCTTCTGGAGTCTCTAAAGCACCTCACAGTTTCCATAGGGTTGGGTCCAGAGTCTAGACTAAATTAGTTGCACCTAGATtctgttgatttcagtaggaTCTAAGTCATAACTAAGTTTTCATATTGATTTGAATGATACCTACATGCAGCTAACTAAATCTGGATCTACCAATAAAACACAATGATTCCATTAGcttgcaataaaaaagagaaacataatCACAAAATAAGTGGCCATATGAAAGCAGATcgtaggaagaaaagaaaaggggggaaatattgaaCATAGATTAAGAAAGAAACTTAATGAAACAAAAAagcttggattttattttatttttaatttccagtACTCAAAAGACCTTTCTTGGAGGAAATCCGCTGAAATCTTAAGGAATTGCTTGTTCATTTGAGGACTTAGGTGAAAATGATTCATGTGTATATATAATTTCACTATTTGCTTTTTCTGTGTTGTGTTTTATGTTTTGATCTTGtaccatttacctgggagtaaataccATTGAATTCCATGGACTGCTAAGTGGATATGATGAATATGATGTAATGTTTATACTATGTGATTACGCTGATTTCTGCTGAAAAGGACAGGCTGAACTTTTAAAATTATACtgattattaaaaagaaaacaaatcataAGGGAATATACCCTGAGAATCTTGGAGAGTCTGTGTAGTTATACTAACTGTCCAGCTGTACAAATCACTCTCTGAaataaagtctctctctctccccccaccccctagtCAAAATTACCAAGGGTACTGAACACATTGTACAGTGTACTCAGCCTGAAAGTGGCTGTGACATATAACTTCCACTTAAAACACAATGAATGGCAAACATTCATTCAAGTTATGTTAGTgttatttctattttaattacatacagtggtacctcgggttacatacgcttcaggctacagactccgctaactcagaaatagtacctcaggttaagaactttgcttcaggatgagaacagaaatcgtgtggcggcagcgcagaagcagcgggaggctccattagctaaagtggtgcttcaggttaagaacagttttaggttaagaacggacctccggaacgaattaagtacgtaaccagaggtaccactatatagtagAGTTGTGAATAAGCTATAAAAGAGTAGGTATAGCAGAAACCAAGTTGCTTTCATTTGCATTGCAACAAAATGTATGGTTAATAACTTTATTTTAATTTACTGATTTTTAATTTGCCATATCTGACTTACTTTGTGAGACTAGGAATTGCAGTATAGTAGGAAATCTTATTTTAGCATACAGTGAGATTATATAAGCTGTTAGATACATTTTAACTCTCCGTACATCTAGTGTAAAATAATATCACATATTGATGTATTCTAGCACTCATGTACCACAAAGAACCCCTATATGAGTGGCTTTTTCCAGAGACAGCAATATAAAGGACAGATTTACAATAGCATTCTTTTCTGTGCATGGGCCTGCTTCTAATTGGGATGTGGTTGCAGACCCAAGATCCTGTGCCTGAAGTAAAAAtatgttaaggctgcaatcctaatcacaggggatttacttctgagtagacatgtactcTTAAGTCATTTTCATATTAAGTTACCAAAAaagtttttgcatttttaaaatgccatcaATGAAGAGTGAAATAAATAGGATAAAAGTATTTTCTACAATGTTTTTTATAAGTCAGCACAAATGATTAAATCATGTTTCTTTAAATATGAATTTCTAAAACATAAATTCTTGATTATTCTTtccaaaataaatgttaaaataacCATTTCACTCCTTTTGAATATTTTATGCCACTGTTGCTGGTAGCAAATCTAAGTCGTGTGTGCTCAAGCTGtccttttactttattttatcatCGCCTTAAGTGTTATTCCGAAAACAGCTGCCATAGCCAAATACTTCAGCTAATGAAGAACATAAGATACTATAATATAAGCTGTGCAAAAGATACTTGATAGGAGCCATGGCAGATGCTCGGCACTAAGAAGATAACTAAGAATCTGCTCATTCAGTAAATATCTTCATTCCTTAACACAACTAATAGAATTCCTAGAGCTGTGCATGAACATTTCATTATTTAAAATATAGCACCATTGGCATTTATTAAGTGCTACATTAATGAATGCATTAGATTAATAAAGTGGTTAATATATAGATTGTATTAATTAACAGTTGTGGACAAAGTAATTAGATTAGGAGAAAGCAAATGTATGCTGGAGACTGAGTGTTGTGAACATTTTTGCCACTCAGAAAGCACCCGTCATGTTTAGTATTTTGCGGGGATGCAAAATGGCATGAAAATGTTTGTTGGAGAGAGAGAGTATGTGGCTCCGGATGTATTGACAACTCAACCAAGCCTTCCTGTCTGGTAACATTTTCACCGCAGAACACACCTTGGCAGAAAAGGAACGTTGTCTCTCGGTACTATGTTGCCTCAACAGGACACATGTTTGAAATGAGTATTGACTCGGTGACTCggaaactaaaactaatccagaatgcagcagctagattggtgactgggagtgaccgccGGGACCATATCACCATATAATtcactggttcccagtacatttccaggcacaattcaaagtgttggtgctgacttttaaagccctaaacctcctcagcccagtatacctgcaggagcatgtccacccccattgttcagcccagacactgaggtccagctctgaggtacttctggcagttcccttgctgcgagaagtgagattacagggaactaggcagagggccttctcggcagtggcaccctctctgtggaacacactcccatcagatgtcaaaatagataaataactatacaacttttagaagacatctgaaggcagtactATAgggggaagtgtttaatgtttgaccTGGGCTCTTTCCAGTACATTAATTCAATCAACTACTTTGGGGTGCAGCTAGAGCTGAGTTTGGGGTTCTGGCTGGATTTTTTGCCCTCACTGACAacattaggtaaagggtaaaggtaaagggacccctgaccattaggtccagttgtgaccgactctggggttgcggtgctcatctcgctttattggccgagggagccggagtacagcttccaggtcatgtggccagcatgactaagcagcttctggtaaaccagagcagcgcacggaagcgccatttaccttcccgctggagtggtacctatttatctacttgcactttgacgtgcttttgaactgctaggttggcaggagcagcgaccgagcaacgggagctcaccccgtcgcagggattcgaactgccgaccttctgattggcaagccctaggctctgtggtttaacccacagcgccacccgcgtcccatgacaaCATTAGGTAGCCAAATCTAATTGATTCTATGATGCTATCAAATTCACTATGTGATACATGATTGGCTGAGATAGTGTAAGGAAGAAGAAACGAAAGCTCTGCTATAATTAAAAAATTGTGCCAGTGCAACAGAAGATCAGAAGAATGATTGTGAATAAACACCAAAATTCAAAAAGTAGGAGTTTGGGGAattttcacacagaatttttggcATAGTTATAATTTATATATCTGTATGTGAAAACATGTAAAAATATATTAGTACATTGaagcttaatgttttattttgtcagTTACATGGATGTTCCCCTTACTCCCTGTTTTCTGGAACTCCTAAAAACAAGTGTCCCTAGAAGATTTgttaatgcaaactgatgcatTAATATGCCTTTTTTACTTTTGCACAATAAATTACTGAAATAATAAGGTTGATTAACTAAATAACTTATTTACATACCAACAGCAATAAACAAGTTAATTGTTAGTTTGTATGTAAAGGGGGAAATACCATTAAAAGAAAAATTACTTGTCAGTAGAACatgattcaattaaaaaaaatgcttttctctctctcagttgCATGCTTCCACAAGCAGTTTGTTAGATGAGATCAAGAGGAGATTGTTGGTCTCTAGTGCTATCTTATAAAGGAATAAACGTACTTACACTCTGTAGGCATTGTAATAATAGTTTCAGTTGTAGCATGATAATCATCATCTTCCAAAGAGCCATCACTGCTGTCATCTCTCTGGACATCATATTGATCAATCAGTTCTTGCAGTGGCGGAGCTTTAGGTAAAAGTTGCCTTATAGCATCCCGGCTAATATTAGGTGCTTGCTCCAGACGCAGTTTACTGAGGATCTGAATTTTTATAGCTTCTATTCTTGAAGATTTTGTACTTTGCCTCCATGTACATGCGTTGCACAGTCCATCTTTTTCCATGTTTTCATTTGCCTGGTTACTTTCATTAAGATCCACTGGACCAGGTATGATTAACATGAAAAGGTAAATATAAAgatacattttttatttctgcagGATCTCACATTCAGTGCAgtgctttcccttccttcctttctccttcctttggttccttttttaatctttccgTACTGTGTGAATCACTGAAGGCAAATGCAATCTGAGACAACTCACCACTCTGGTGAATCATGTATATTCCAAGAGGGCTTTTTATATTCCAACCTTCATTAGACTTGTGTCGTCAAAACCAATGATTGGCTGCTAAACCAACAATGAATCTAACTGTCAGATGTTAAAGCCATGTCTCTCATAAGTTGCTAGACCGCATTTTGTTACTGCCAAGGGTGAGCTGATTTTCTGACTATTCCATAGAGAGTATCTCCTCACAGGCTGTAAGAATATTTCCAAGGAGCATGGCCAGCAGTATCAAAAGATAGTATTACCATTCTTAAATGTGAATcagctgctgcttttattgtgAATCAGTCTATGTATCCTTCCCATATCTAAAAAGGCTAGCCAAtaattgaaaaagaaaacatttaataAGTGTAAAGACTGTCACTATTATAAATTAAAATtgttcttaaatattttatttaacaatatggatttttaaaaatgaaatgtgaaATACACCACTGAAAAGACAATAGCTAagaatttaaaaccaaaatcttaACCAGTCTACATATGCATGTTTTATTAATTTGATTATGTTTGAGTTCAGGTGGTATAAGTAATTAAGGAGATAGAATCTCATTTACATCCTAATACTAAATACATTACAGGGAACAAATACATAATGACCACTCTACACAGGTCATTGAGTGCAGTAGTAGACAAGATATGTACTGTTGAGAAGGAATCTCCTTGTGCATATATCCAGGACAGCTGGCTTGTGTGGTATCCTTTAACAGCACACCAGTCACCTGTTTAGGGGTGGCAGTGTGGAGGACTAGATTCAGTATTTCTGCCCAATCCAAACAGTGATGCATATGCTGACATAACTCTGAAACCAAGCAGTTACCCTGTGGAACACACTTTTGAAAGTTTGAATAGTATCATCATACACAGGATCCTGCTTCAACATTCACATCATCTTTCCTTGATTGAGGTGAACAGATTTAGGATCAAGGTGCAAATAGCTGCAATTAGGGCTGGGAAGAAACACCATTTCCACCAATAATTTGATAAATTGGCCCAGTAATTTGAGGAGAAATGGTTTTGTGATATCATTCTGCTCCTAGCATTGTTTCTCTGGATCATTTCATTAATACTTCAGCTTGTTTTCTTGGGATTTAACCCattgaatttatatcttctgGTTTATTCAGAATTCATTGTTACTCTTGAatcccacctccccccaccccctcccggCATGTGACCTTCTAAAACCTCAAATAAAACATCTTTACATGGGGGCATGGTTATTGATTATTGTAatattttgtgtttatttttctgtttaaCACTTTGGGCTTTCCCTAGTAAGGAAACATGGGATATAAGCAATacacaaaattaaattaaatctctcaccattggccattctgcttgtgggtgaggggagttggaatccaatgaCATCAAGAAGGCCCACAGATTCACCATTCTTGATTTAAGCCTTTGCTGAAACATCATCCCAAACTCAGCTAGCAGGAATTGCTGGGAACTGCCCAGGGTCCTACTTCATACATGTTCAGGAAGAGGCTCTGGTATTCATTACTACTTTTTCACAGGTTCCAAGCCCCAGCAGAATAAGATAAGGACCTCAGAATCTCCCACAAAGAGAACTTTAATCTGTATGTAGCTCAAATAGGTCATGCAAGATGCAGTTGCGCCTGTTGGGCAGCACGAGTAGCACAATTTGATAGAAATAGGTGTGAGTTAAGTGAGTCATGGACCACAAAGACATGAGGATCGGATCATCTCCTGTCCTTGGTTTCCAACTAACAATTGGCAGTTAGGTGCATCTCTGCTCAAACACTGGTGGACAACATAATTCACTGCTGAGCATCCCATTTCTGAGATGACATTCAGAGTCTGTAAGAACTAAAGAATGCTTGCATCCaaatgtacattttattttattatattataatcaCAGCCCAGCATATAGTAGATACCattgaaaatatttaaaattacagaaaatcAATAACAACCTTCAAAACAGCATCAGGCAGTAAAAAGTCTGGGGAAATAAATATGGCAACTAAATGTCAGCAATGCAGGGGAAATTCTGATGTCCGTCAGGAATGTGTTCCAGACATTGTGAACCATTGCCAAGAATGCCATGACCCATGCCAGTGCCGTGCCCATCAACAGCACCATGAGCAGGACTTACCTGCAGATATCTGAAAGTATCAAAGGTAGTGTGCCTTTAAGTATTTTGCTAGGTTGTATTGGGCTTTGTACACCATTACTAATACCTTGAACTGGGCCTGGTCCATTAGTGGAAACAAAATTGCAGATTACAAATCCTACACCACTTTTAGAGGCAGCCATCTATTTCCTATCCCTCATCCCTTGACCTCGATATGGAGGGAAGTGACCACAGTTGATCGACCTATGCATCAATTTTACCTAATTATCATTTGTGAAAAGAGCAGTTTCCTACCAAGGATTATCACTTTAGTCTTTAATAATTGATTTTGAGAAGGCCCATGTTTTCCATGCCTTTCTAATCTGACTCTCAAATTTTGTAGGATAAAAATCATTACTAATATAAATATTACCATTTGTTCACATGGGGTGATATGTGTTATGTGTCAGGCTATGAGTATGTAGAGCTGACCCACTGAAACCAGTGGCCTTAAGTTATTTATAAGCATAAAATACATTTCATAATGTCTACTTTATAAGcataaaatacattttcttaCTAATAACATGTTTATCGATGAAATTATGTAGAGTGAAATTGTGATAAATTTTTGATTATCCACCTAGTCAGTTCTTCCCCAAATCAGTAATTGCCCTTGCTTCCAAAAGGTTGAGAAGAAATCTTTTCTCATATGGCTTGGTCTCCAGTTTTTCCACCATCCTTGTTGCTTGCCTCTGGAgttgttccagtttgtcagtatccttcttaaactgtaatGCCCAGGACTGGACATAGTACTCTTGATGCttcaccaaagcagaatagagtggttgtTGACTGATATGCAAAGTTACTGCACAGCTTGGAGGCTTTCAGCTTGTGAATCCTTGTTAGGAGagagctggaaaaataagaaagagGTTTATTATTGGAAATACATACTTGGGTGGTAAAGAATTCTCTAGTTTTAACTAACTAAGTTGGAGTTCAAAGGAGCTATGTCCCTTGGTTTGTTTATTCCTTTGTTGTGGGCTGAGTCACAGTGCTGCCCCAAACCCGGGTCAGTGCCAACTGCGCTGAGGCAGGATGGTGCTGCCAGCTTTTGTGCCTCACTGGCTGCGAGGACATGCATGCAGCCAATACCCTCTCAGCCTGCAAGGCACATCACCCCCCGAAAGGCGACTCATTGGCTAATTTGGGGTGCAGCATCTGGCGGCAACTCAAGCCAGGGGGCCAGGGGAAATTCCCCCAAAGGCCACCCAGCCATGTGCACTCTGTTCTCACTGCCTGGGGATGGTGACCAAGCATGAGAGCCCGCAACTGCTGCCCACACAGAGAAAGAGGTAAGCGTCTATTTTCAGCAGAGAGAGTTTCAAAATGATGTCTCTgaataaggtaaaaaaaaaaaagtgggaggggAAACGGAAGCAAAAACATGCAAGCTTAAGAGTATCAGTCTAAGATTTTGAAGAAAGGGTCAGCATAGAGATCAAAGGACACAGAAACAGTTTAGGAAAATGAAGGTTCCATACACTGTCTGCTTTAACACCATGCAAACCTTTCTCAGAAGTTATATCCCACACTTTCAACAGCTGTACTTTTCATGATCTGGTTTCTATAAGTCTATTGCCGCAGTCTAGAATCTTTTCTCATAGTCTTTGtagttgctgcatcacactgcttaCTATGTTTGTAGTCTGCTAAAACTCTTTCTCACATACCACTTGCTACATCATGTGTCACCTATAATCTCTCTCAGTAAAATTGTGCACTCGACAGAAAAATATTCACATTCAAACACAAATACTATGATCAATGTTGCACCAAATTTTAGCTTGAAAGAAAGGATGCAAAATGGATGTGGGAAAGGGTGGAATGCTCTCAGAAACTGAAACTTACCATTTTCAAATTTTAGGAGGCTACATTAaacccccttttcttccctttgtttTCCCCTCAACATCATTTTCTTCTCCCATAATCTCAGCCAATTCGCAGGTAGGGAGAGGTAACCTACTGTTTGCCACCAAGAGAAGACAAGATTGCTGCGCTAAATAAGACAGTTGGCCTGACCTAACACATCAATTCTTATATTCTAAAGCATTTTGTGCACAAATTCATTGCTCTCCTAGTTGATCACAGTAGCCATTCCACAAGCAAATTCTATTCATGCCATACTCCCAAGAGTATTGGGAGTATTGGGACTCAATGAGAACCCTACAGCATCCTCTCCATCTTTTATTATCTTCTTAGTATAGAAATATGCGTACATGCATTTATATCTCATTCATTGCTTATAGTATATTGAGAATTGTGGAAggattaaaatgctttaaaatgtccTTCAGATTTATATAACTTTGTAAAAGTCAAAGTGATTTAAACATAACAATTTATAAATTAGATTTTGGTCCTTGTCGTCTTTGTGTGCCAGGTTTTTAACTAGAGGAAGTGTTACACAATGTCTaaaaagaaacaagatttacagTGGAAACAAATGTACAAATATTAAGCATCATTGTAATAAAATGCTGGAAAAAATGTGAGTATGCTGACGTTAATATCCGAGCTAATATTTTCACTGAAAAAGGTCCATGTTCAGCCAACTTTCTGATGCCAGCAAAAGACTTTGGATGGGAATCATCATGGCCACACTTAACACTTTATCAttcatttacttttaaaaattatgacAGTTACATCTTAGTTGTAAAGATATATGTGCTAATGTTACTGCAACAGTGTCCTAAACAGACCACATGCAGCAAGTCAGTCAAGCTATGTTGCCTATAATTTCCAGTGCCACTATAATAGGTTAATCATGCAATCGGGACAATTCATGCTTTATTGGTGCTGCCATTCCTGGTTTTATATGATGTCATTTTACTTATagggaaattttaaatgtttgacgttttattatgtttttatatgtgttggaagccaccctgagtggctaggcaacccagccagatgggcagggtaataataataataataataataataataataataataataataataataataataataaattgaaaacAAGGTGAATGTTACTAATAAAAAGAAGCAAGTTTGCATGGCTGTTACTATGATAGTTGTATTTTAATATCCCAGTGTCAACTGGCACTTGCTGAAAGAGTTGTGTAAACTATCTACCTTCAGAACATAACCCACTTCAACTGGGCCACTTGGAATCATATGACAGTTTTAGCAACCTTAGGCAATTTCCTATTCCTGGGACTCATGTTTCTCTATTTCTATCATTATAGAAGCATACAAGATAGGACCTGGAAGGGTTCCCCAATGTCATATAGTTCAGCCTCCTGCCCCTTAATAGAAAACTAGCCAAGACTGCTTGAAGGCATTGCTTGTTTAAACAGAAACTCCaatatgatggtggtggtgagtgGACATGTGGCTGCCATGCTGTGT
The Podarcis muralis chromosome 1, rPodMur119.hap1.1, whole genome shotgun sequence DNA segment above includes these coding regions:
- the MSTN gene encoding growth/differentiation factor 8; translated protein: MYLYIYLFMLIIPGPVDLNESNQANENMEKDGLCNACTWRQSTKSSRIEAIKIQILSKLRLEQAPNISRDAIRQLLPKAPPLQELIDQYDVQRDDSSDGSLEDDDYHATTETIITMPTESDFPMPVEGKPKCCFFKFSSKIQYNKVVKAQLWIYLRPVQRPTTVFVQILRLIRPMKDGTTSTAIRSLKLDMNPGTGIWQSIDVKTVLQNWLKQPESNLGIEIKALDEKGRDLAVTYPGPGEDGLNPFLEVRITDTPKRSRRDFGLDCDEHSTESRCCRYPLTVDFEAFGWDWIIAPKRYKANYCSGECEFVFLQKYPHTHLVHQANPRGSAGPCCTPTKMSPINMLYFNGKEQIIYGKIPAMVVDRCGCS